The Streptomyces sp. NBC_01268 genome segment CGCTCGTCTTCTTCGAACCGTCCGTGTTCGCGGACAACTTCGGTGGCGCGGACTACGCGGGGTCGCTGTTCAACCAGGTGCGCGGGACGATGCTCGCGACCGTCTTCGTCTTCCTCGGTGTGGAGGGCGCCAGCGTCTACTCCCGCCACGCCAAGCGCCGCGAGGACGTGGGGCGGGCGACCGTCCTGGGGTTCCTGAGCGTCTTCGCGATCTTCGCCTCCGTCACCATCGTGTCGTACGGCATCCTGCCGATGAGCGAGATCGCCCAGCTCCGCCAGCCCTCCATGGCCGGTGTCCTGGAGGCGGCGGTCGGCACCTGGGGGAAGGCGTTCGTCAGCGTCGGCCTGATCATCTCCGTCCTCGGCGCCTATCTGGCCTGGACGCTGATGGCCGCGGAGGTGCTGTTCGTCGCCGCCAAGGACGACGACATGCCGCGCTTCCTCGGCCGGTCCAGCGGCGACGACGTACCCGTCCCCGCTCTGTTGTTCACCACGGCCCTCAGCCAGATCGTCCTGGTCGTCACGGCCTTCTCCGACGACGCGTTCAACTTCGCCCTCGACCTGACCAGCGCACTGAGCCTGATCCCCTTCCTGCTGGCCGCCGCGTTCGCCGTGAAGATCGCGCTGAGACCGGAACGGGAGAGGGTGACGGGCCGGACCACCCGCCGGGAACTGGTCGTCGCCGTCGTCGCCACCGTCTACACGGCCTTCCTGCTCTACGCGGCGGGGCTCAAGTTCGTCCTCGTCTCCTTCATCGTCTACGCCCCCGCCACGTTCCTGTTCGTCAAGGCCCGCCGCGAGCAGAACCGGCGGCTCTTCTCGCCCAAGGAGGGCGTCATCTGCGCGGTCTCGGTCGCCGGGGCCGTCCTCGGGGTCGTCGCCCTCGCCGCCGACTGGATCGAGCTGTGACCCGTCCCGCCCCGCATCCGCCACGCCACCGGAAAGGCTGCCCATGACCACCCCCGAGACCGGCACCGCCAAGGCCCCGCTCGGCGTCCACTCCGAGGTCGGACGACTCCGCAAGGTGCTCGTCTGCTCCCCGGGACTCGCTCACCGCCGGCTGACCCCGACCAACTCCGACGACCTCCTCTTCGACGACGTGATGTGGGTGGAGAACGCCCAGCGCGACCACGCCGACTTCGTCAACAAGCTCACCCAACGGGGCGTCGAGGTCGTCGAGCTGCACAACCTCCTCGCCGAGACGATGGCCATCGCCGAGGCCCGGTCGTGGCTCCTGGACCGGAAGATCGTGCCCAACGAGGTGGGCCTCGGGCTCGTCGACGACACCCGCGCCTACCTCGACTCCCTCGCGCCGCGCGCACTCGCCGAGTTCCTCATCGGCGGGCTGTCCA includes the following:
- a CDS encoding basic amino acid/polyamine antiporter, which codes for MTHADQHADTAPGESPPTAKLTLLTLTAMVVGSMVGAGVFSLPRRFAQETGVAGALIAWAVAGVGMLMLAFVFQTLAVRRPDLDAGVYAYAKAGFGEYLGFFSAFGYWASACVGNVTYWVLIMSTIGAIAPALGDGDTALAIILSSVGLWGFFLLIRRGVKEATAINRIVTVAKLVPIIVFIILALVFFEPSVFADNFGGADYAGSLFNQVRGTMLATVFVFLGVEGASVYSRHAKRREDVGRATVLGFLSVFAIFASVTIVSYGILPMSEIAQLRQPSMAGVLEAAVGTWGKAFVSVGLIISVLGAYLAWTLMAAEVLFVAAKDDDMPRFLGRSSGDDVPVPALLFTTALSQIVLVVTAFSDDAFNFALDLTSALSLIPFLLAAAFAVKIALRPERERVTGRTTRRELVVAVVATVYTAFLLYAAGLKFVLVSFIVYAPATFLFVKARREQNRRLFSPKEGVICAVSVAGAVLGVVALAADWIEL